Proteins co-encoded in one Arachis stenosperma cultivar V10309 chromosome 7, arast.V10309.gnm1.PFL2, whole genome shotgun sequence genomic window:
- the LOC130941709 gene encoding glucan endo-1,3-beta-glucosidase 7-like, with product MAHSLSFFFLLLIFTLSITSEAAPSIGINYGRVANDLPPPSKVVQLLKSQGITRVKLYDTDATVLSALSNTGIKVVVAMPNELLSSTAGDQSFADNWVKANISAYHPATQIEAIAVGNEVFVDPNNTTNYLVPAMNNVYNSLKKLNLHNDIKISSPIALSALSSSYPTSSGSFKSDLVEPVIKPMLEFLRKTGSYLMVNAYPFFAYAANSDKINLSYALFENNPGVVDSGNGFKYNSLFDAQVDAVNAATSALQYGDVKIVVSETGWPSKGDSNEIGASEANAASYNGNLVKRVLNGSGTPLRPNDPLTVFLFALFNENQKPGPTSERNYGLFYPTEQKVYDIPLTVAEVAAAPSSEVGKSLVPTKGGTWCVANGGAGAEKLQAALDYACGEGGADCAPIQKGATCYDPNTLEAHASYAFNSYYQKMSRGSGTCDFGGAAYVVTQPPRFGKCEFPTGY from the exons ATGGCACattctctttcattcttttttttattattaatcttcACTCTTTCAATCACTTCGGAAGCTGCACCTTCCATCGGAATCAACTATGGCAGGGTGGCTAACGATCTACCACCGCCTTCCAAGGTCGTGCAGCTTCTCAAGTCACAGGGAATAACACGTGTCAAGCTCTACGACACCGACGCCACGGTCCTCTCGGCCCTCTCCAACACCGGAATCAAGGTGGTTGTAGCCATGCCTAACGAGCTTCTCTCCTCCACCGCCGGAGACCAGTCCTTCGCCGATAACTGGGTGAAGGCCAACATCTCAGCCTACCACCCTGCCACACAAATCGAAGCCATTGCCGTCGGAAACGAAGTCTTCGTGGACCCTAACAACACCACCAACTACCTCGTTCCCGCCATGAACAACGTCTACAACTCCCTCAAGAAACTCAACCTCCACAACGACATCAAAATCTCATCCCCGATCGCACTCTCCGCTCTCTCCTCCTCATACCCTACCTCCTCCGGTTCGTTCAAATCAGACCTGGTCGAACCGGTCATCAAGCCAATGCTCGAGTTTCTCAGAAAAACCGGATCCTACTTAATGGTGAACGCGTACCCTTTCTTCGCGTACGCTGCTAACAGCGATAAAATCAATCTCAGTTACGCGCTCTTCGAGAACAATCCAGGGGTGGTTGATTCCGGTAACGGTTTCAAGTATAACAGTTTGTTCGACGCGCAAGTCGATGCGGTGAATGCTGCCACGTCAGCACTCCAATACGGCGACGTAAAGATTGTCGTTTCAGAAACGGGTTGGCCTTCCAAAGGGGATTCCAATGAGATTGGAGCGAGTGAAGCCAATGCGGCGTCGTATAATGGAAATCTCGTTAAGCGTGTTTTGAATGGGAGTGGGACCCCCTTAAGGCCCAATGACCCACTTACCGTTTTTCTATTCGCGCTTTTTAACGAGAACCAGAAGCCCGGGCCTACTTCCGAGAGGAATTACGGCCTTTTTTATCCAACCGAGCAGAAGGTTTATGATATTCCTCTTACCGTGGCGGAGGTGGCGGCGGCGCCGTCGTCTGAGGTCGGGAAGAGTCTGGTGCCGACGAAGGGAGGCACGTGGTGTGTGGCGAACGGTGGTGCTGGGGCGGAGAAGCTTCAGGCGGCGCTTGATTATGCTTGTGGAGAGGGTGGTGCTGATTGCGCTCCGATTCAGAAGGGTGCCACGTGTTACGATCCTAACACGTTGGAGGCGCACGCTTCGTATGCTTTTAACAGTTACTATCAGAAGATGTCACGTGGCTCTGGCACGTGCGATTTTGGCGGTGCTGCTTATGTTGTTACGCAACCTCCTA GATTTGGGAAGTGTGAATTCCCCACTGGATACTGA